The Clostridium aceticum genomic interval GCCAATGCTCCTACCAGTCTTACAACGCCTGTACGAACCCCTAGACCTGTTGCAATGTCATCTCCCAATGCAAGTGCATCCAATGCAGGAGCCGACAACACACCTAAGACCAATCCAACAATGAGAAATGGAAGTACGGAGGATATACCTTCCCAAGTGGCTCCGCTGATGCTTCCCACTTGCCAGAAGCGAACAGCATTCATAACGTCTGTACGAGGCAGAATAATTGCGCTGACTAACGAAGATAGAGCAGCACTGGTGGCTGCCCCCGCCAAGGCAAGCTTGATTGGCGTCGTTCCTCCCTGTCCCATGGAGCCTATTCCATAAACAAACACTGCTGTAATTGCTGCACCTATCAAAGCAAATAGAATATACTCTTCAGCAGAATTAATGTGAAAAAAAGCAATACCCCCCACGACGAACAACGAGGCACCCGTATTGACACCTAAAATACTGGGATCTGCAATTGGGTTTCTAGTAATAGCCTGCATAAGAGCACCAGATATCCCAAGAGCTGCTCCCGCCATGATGCCGAAAACCGTTCTTGGAATCCTTTCATGGACAACAATTTCATTAATCGTTGTCATTCTAGAATGTATCAAAGTATCCAGTACTTCATTCAGGCTTATAAAACGTGCCCCAAATGCCAAGGAGGCGAAAATACATAATGCTAAACTGAGTAAACTGACAAATAGTAATAGGATTATTCTAGAAGGTTTCATTCTACTTTTTCAGCTGCCTCTCCAATTATGCTTAGATATTCATCGATGGTGGCTGGAATGGACAGAGCACTAGGTGTTCCCGATGCTGCTAAAGGCGTACCATCTTCAATTACTGCTATAGAACCTCTCTTTACTGCTGGAATCATTCCAAGAAGAGGATTTGCCTGTAATGCTTCTATTAGTGCATCACTCCCGTAGGTGATGATAATATCAATGTCTTCAATCAAATCCACATTTTCTGCACTCAGCTCTAAAGCAAAACTATCGGATTCTTTAGCCAATTTTGCAATACTCTCTGGAAGCATCATACCCAAATCTGTAAGATATGCTGCACGAGGATCGTTAGGAAGATATATGTAAAACTTTCCTAGGTCTGATGGATTAAAATAAAAGAAAGCTGCTGTTTTTCCTATGTTTTCTGGATATTCACTAATTTTTTCTGCTATAAGATTCTCCAGTTCACTTATTAACTCTTGGCCTT includes:
- a CDS encoding FecCD family ABC transporter permease, with translation MKPSRIILLLFVSLLSLALCIFASLAFGARFISLNEVLDTLIHSRMTTINEIVVHERIPRTVFGIMAGAALGISGALMQAITRNPIADPSILGVNTGASLFVVGGIAFFHINSAEEYILFALIGAAITAVFVYGIGSMGQGGTTPIKLALAGAATSAALSSLVSAIILPRTDVMNAVRFWQVGSISGATWEGISSVLPFLIVGLVLGVLSAPALDALALGDDIATGLGVRTGVVRLVGALAGVLLCGATTALAGPIGFVGLMVPHTMRLICGPNLRLIIPMSAIGGAVLLLLSDVLGRLIGSPSELEAGIVTAFIGAPILVIIAMRAKVRAL